A genomic stretch from Prionailurus bengalensis isolate Pbe53 chromosome E2, Fcat_Pben_1.1_paternal_pri, whole genome shotgun sequence includes:
- the LOC122493930 gene encoding zinc finger protein 227-like isoform X1: MPSQDSDLSEKEQEKMTTFQEAVTFKDVAVVFTIEELGLLDSAQRKLYRDVMVENFENLLSVGHLPFKPDMMSQLEAEEKLWMMERETQRNGYSSENHVAVPSGSKNQKEMETLRKVALKYLSHEELSCWQIWKQVASDLTSCLQRKRSQLLHGDSVQVSESENNGMNPKAGSSSYTAGVSILRTQDSCGNTYPREPPEQSRGPQVNVKNNLSICEAFMKQSLSDCISTGTEQKPYEYNECDKSICDGFSRHVPPGGDLFPCRECGKGFSYSSVLPLYNVHPGEKCSRRWPHLQALQRIRPREKHSKCHEPGDCFGKSAFHPHQSNHTGEKSYRCDSCGKGFSSSTGLIIHYRTHTGEKPYKCEECGKCFSQSSNFQCHQRVHTEEKPYKCEECGKGFGWSVNLRVHQRVHRGEKPYKCEECGKGFTQAAHYHIHQRVHTGEKPYKCDVCGKGFSHNSPLICHRRVHTGEKPYKCEACGKGFTRNTDLHIHFRVHTGEKPYKCKECGKGFSQASNLQVHQNVHTGEKRFKCETCGKGFSQSSKLQTHQRVHTGEKPYKCDVCGKDFSYSSNLKLHQVIHTGEKPYKCEECGKGFSWRSNLHAHQRVHSGEKPYKCEECDKSFSQAIDFRVHQRVHTGEKPYKCGVCGKGFSQSSGLQSHQRVHTGEKPYKCDVCGKGFRYSSQFIYHQRGHTGEKPYKCEECGKGFGRSLNLRHHQRVHTGEKPHRCEECGKAFSLPSNLRVHLSVHIREKLFKCEECGKSFSQSSRLQAHQRVHTGEKPYKCDVCGKDFSHPSRLTYHQKVHTGKNR; encoded by the exons ATGCCTTCTCAGGACTCTGACCTTTCCGAGAAGGAGCAGGAGAAAATGACCACGTTCCAG GAGGCAGTGACGTTCAAGGACGTGGCTGTGGTCTTCACTATAGAGGAGCTGGGACTGCTGGACTCTGCCCAGAGGAAGCTGTACCGAGATGTGATGGTGGAGAACTTCGAGAACCTGCTTTCAGTGG GACATCTTCCCTTCAAGCCAGATATGATGTCCCAGTTGGAGGCAGAAGAAAAGCTTTGGATGATGGAAagagaaacccaaagaaatggataTTCCAGTGAGAACCATGTGGCTGTTCCTTCAG GCAGCAAGAATCAAAAGGAGATGGAGACTCTTCGAAAAGTTGCATTAAAATACCTTTCACACGAAGAACTATCCTGCTGGCAAATCTGGAAGCAGGTGGCAAGTGATTTAACCAGCTGTCTTCAGAGGAAGCGTTCCCAGTTACTCCACGGTGATTCTGTTCAGGTTTCTGAAAGTGAGAATAATGGAATGAATCCTAAAGCAGGTAGCTCCAGTTACACTGCAGGTGTATCTATTTTGAGAACTCAGGATTCTTGTGGGAATACCTACCCGCGTGAGCCACCGGAGCAGAGTAGAGGTCCGcaagtaaatgtgaaaaataaccTGAGTATATGTGAGGCCTTCATGAAGCAGTCACTTAGTGATTGTATTAGCACTGGCACAGAACAGAAACCCTATGAATACAATGAATGCGACAAAAGCATTTGCGATGGTTTCAGTCGACATGTACCCCCAGGAGGGGATCTCTTTCCGTGTCGTGAGTGTGGAAAGGGTTTCAGTTATAGCTCAGTGCTTCCACTTTACAACGTTCACCCAGGAGAGAAATGCTCCAGGCGGTGGCCACACCTGCAGGCTCTTCAGAGAATTCGCCCAAGAGAGAAACACAGTAAATGTCATGAACCTGGCGATTGCTTCGGTAAGAGCGCTTTTCATCCTCATCAGTCTAACCACACAGGGGAAAAGTCCTACAGATGTGACAGTTGTGGCAAGGGATTCAGTAGCAGCACAGGCCTTATCATTCATTACAGGACTCACAccggagagaaaccttacaaatgtgaAGAGTGCGGTAAGTGCTTTAGCCAGAGTTCAAATTTTCAGTGCCATCAGAGGGTCCACACTGAAGAAAAACCATACAAATGTGAAGAGTGTGGTAAGGGCTTCGGCTGGAGTGTTAATCTTCGTGTTCATCAGAGGGTCCACAGGGGTGAGAAACCCTACAAATGTGAGGAGTGTGGTAAGGGCTTCACTCAGGCTGCACACTATCACATACATCAGAGGGTCCACACTGGGGAGAAGCCTTACAAATGTGATGTCTGTGGTAAGGGCTTCAGTCATAATTCACCGCTAATATGCCATCGGAGagtccacactggagagaaaccatacAAATGCGAGGCGTGTGGGAAGGGCTTTACCCGTAATACAGATCTTCATATCCATTTCCGAgttcacacaggagagaaaccctacaAGTGTAAGGAGTGTGGGAAGGGCTTCAGTCAGGCTTCTAATCTTCAAGTCCATCAGAACGTCCACACTGGGGAGAAACGATTCAAATGTGAAACGTGTGGGAAGGGCTTCAGCCAGTCATCAAAGCTTCAAACCCATCAGAGAGTCCACACCGGAGAGAAGCCATACAAATGTGATGTGTGTGGTAAGGACTTCAGTTACAGTTCAAATCTTAAACTGCACCAGGtaattcacactggagaaaaaccATATAAATGTGAGGAGTGCGGGAAGGGCTTCAGCTGGCGATCAAATCTTCATGCTCATCAGAGAGTCCActctggagagaaaccctataaatgCGAGGAGTGTGACAAAAGCTTCAGTCAGGCCATAGACTTTCGGGTACATCAGAGAgtccatactggagagaaaccgtACAAATGCGGTGTATGTGGTAAGGGCTTCAGTCAGTCCTCTGGTCTTCAGTCCCATCAGAGAGTCCACACTGGGGAGAAGCCATACAAATGCGATGTCTGTGGAAAGGGTTTTAGATATAGTTCACAGTTTATATACCACCAGAGAGGCCACACTGGAGAAAAACCTTACAAATGTGAGGAGTGTGGGAAAGGCTTTGGGAGGAGCTTGAACCTTCGCCATCATCAGAGGGtccatacaggagagaaaccccATAGGTGTGAAGAGTGTGGTAAGGCCTTCAGTCTCCCCTCAAATCTGAGAGTCCATCTGAGTGTTCACATTAGggaaaaactatttaaatgtgAAGAGTGTGGTAAGAGCTTCAGTCAGAGTTCGCGTCTTCAAGCCCATCAGAGAGTACACACTGGTGAGAAACCATACAAATGTGATGTATGTGGTAAGGACTTCAGTCACCCTTCACGTCTCACGTACCATCAGAAAGTCCACACTGGCAAGAATCGTTAA
- the LOC122493930 gene encoding zinc finger protein 227-like isoform X2 produces the protein MVENFENLLSVGHLPFKPDMMSQLEAEEKLWMMERETQRNGYSSENHVAVPSGSKNQKEMETLRKVALKYLSHEELSCWQIWKQVASDLTSCLQRKRSQLLHGDSVQVSESENNGMNPKAGSSSYTAGVSILRTQDSCGNTYPREPPEQSRGPQVNVKNNLSICEAFMKQSLSDCISTGTEQKPYEYNECDKSICDGFSRHVPPGGDLFPCRECGKGFSYSSVLPLYNVHPGEKCSRRWPHLQALQRIRPREKHSKCHEPGDCFGKSAFHPHQSNHTGEKSYRCDSCGKGFSSSTGLIIHYRTHTGEKPYKCEECGKCFSQSSNFQCHQRVHTEEKPYKCEECGKGFGWSVNLRVHQRVHRGEKPYKCEECGKGFTQAAHYHIHQRVHTGEKPYKCDVCGKGFSHNSPLICHRRVHTGEKPYKCEACGKGFTRNTDLHIHFRVHTGEKPYKCKECGKGFSQASNLQVHQNVHTGEKRFKCETCGKGFSQSSKLQTHQRVHTGEKPYKCDVCGKDFSYSSNLKLHQVIHTGEKPYKCEECGKGFSWRSNLHAHQRVHSGEKPYKCEECDKSFSQAIDFRVHQRVHTGEKPYKCGVCGKGFSQSSGLQSHQRVHTGEKPYKCDVCGKGFRYSSQFIYHQRGHTGEKPYKCEECGKGFGRSLNLRHHQRVHTGEKPHRCEECGKAFSLPSNLRVHLSVHIREKLFKCEECGKSFSQSSRLQAHQRVHTGEKPYKCDVCGKDFSHPSRLTYHQKVHTGKNR, from the exons ATGGTGGAGAACTTCGAGAACCTGCTTTCAGTGG GACATCTTCCCTTCAAGCCAGATATGATGTCCCAGTTGGAGGCAGAAGAAAAGCTTTGGATGATGGAAagagaaacccaaagaaatggataTTCCAGTGAGAACCATGTGGCTGTTCCTTCAG GCAGCAAGAATCAAAAGGAGATGGAGACTCTTCGAAAAGTTGCATTAAAATACCTTTCACACGAAGAACTATCCTGCTGGCAAATCTGGAAGCAGGTGGCAAGTGATTTAACCAGCTGTCTTCAGAGGAAGCGTTCCCAGTTACTCCACGGTGATTCTGTTCAGGTTTCTGAAAGTGAGAATAATGGAATGAATCCTAAAGCAGGTAGCTCCAGTTACACTGCAGGTGTATCTATTTTGAGAACTCAGGATTCTTGTGGGAATACCTACCCGCGTGAGCCACCGGAGCAGAGTAGAGGTCCGcaagtaaatgtgaaaaataaccTGAGTATATGTGAGGCCTTCATGAAGCAGTCACTTAGTGATTGTATTAGCACTGGCACAGAACAGAAACCCTATGAATACAATGAATGCGACAAAAGCATTTGCGATGGTTTCAGTCGACATGTACCCCCAGGAGGGGATCTCTTTCCGTGTCGTGAGTGTGGAAAGGGTTTCAGTTATAGCTCAGTGCTTCCACTTTACAACGTTCACCCAGGAGAGAAATGCTCCAGGCGGTGGCCACACCTGCAGGCTCTTCAGAGAATTCGCCCAAGAGAGAAACACAGTAAATGTCATGAACCTGGCGATTGCTTCGGTAAGAGCGCTTTTCATCCTCATCAGTCTAACCACACAGGGGAAAAGTCCTACAGATGTGACAGTTGTGGCAAGGGATTCAGTAGCAGCACAGGCCTTATCATTCATTACAGGACTCACAccggagagaaaccttacaaatgtgaAGAGTGCGGTAAGTGCTTTAGCCAGAGTTCAAATTTTCAGTGCCATCAGAGGGTCCACACTGAAGAAAAACCATACAAATGTGAAGAGTGTGGTAAGGGCTTCGGCTGGAGTGTTAATCTTCGTGTTCATCAGAGGGTCCACAGGGGTGAGAAACCCTACAAATGTGAGGAGTGTGGTAAGGGCTTCACTCAGGCTGCACACTATCACATACATCAGAGGGTCCACACTGGGGAGAAGCCTTACAAATGTGATGTCTGTGGTAAGGGCTTCAGTCATAATTCACCGCTAATATGCCATCGGAGagtccacactggagagaaaccatacAAATGCGAGGCGTGTGGGAAGGGCTTTACCCGTAATACAGATCTTCATATCCATTTCCGAgttcacacaggagagaaaccctacaAGTGTAAGGAGTGTGGGAAGGGCTTCAGTCAGGCTTCTAATCTTCAAGTCCATCAGAACGTCCACACTGGGGAGAAACGATTCAAATGTGAAACGTGTGGGAAGGGCTTCAGCCAGTCATCAAAGCTTCAAACCCATCAGAGAGTCCACACCGGAGAGAAGCCATACAAATGTGATGTGTGTGGTAAGGACTTCAGTTACAGTTCAAATCTTAAACTGCACCAGGtaattcacactggagaaaaaccATATAAATGTGAGGAGTGCGGGAAGGGCTTCAGCTGGCGATCAAATCTTCATGCTCATCAGAGAGTCCActctggagagaaaccctataaatgCGAGGAGTGTGACAAAAGCTTCAGTCAGGCCATAGACTTTCGGGTACATCAGAGAgtccatactggagagaaaccgtACAAATGCGGTGTATGTGGTAAGGGCTTCAGTCAGTCCTCTGGTCTTCAGTCCCATCAGAGAGTCCACACTGGGGAGAAGCCATACAAATGCGATGTCTGTGGAAAGGGTTTTAGATATAGTTCACAGTTTATATACCACCAGAGAGGCCACACTGGAGAAAAACCTTACAAATGTGAGGAGTGTGGGAAAGGCTTTGGGAGGAGCTTGAACCTTCGCCATCATCAGAGGGtccatacaggagagaaaccccATAGGTGTGAAGAGTGTGGTAAGGCCTTCAGTCTCCCCTCAAATCTGAGAGTCCATCTGAGTGTTCACATTAGggaaaaactatttaaatgtgAAGAGTGTGGTAAGAGCTTCAGTCAGAGTTCGCGTCTTCAAGCCCATCAGAGAGTACACACTGGTGAGAAACCATACAAATGTGATGTATGTGGTAAGGACTTCAGTCACCCTTCACGTCTCACGTACCATCAGAAAGTCCACACTGGCAAGAATCGTTAA